Proteins from one Malania oleifera isolate guangnan ecotype guangnan chromosome 4, ASM2987363v1, whole genome shotgun sequence genomic window:
- the LOC131153506 gene encoding probable inactive receptor kinase RLK902 yields MTGMARQSQPADLPFTITTVLLLLLLPAAKADIAADRAALLSLRETVGGRTRLLWDPTQPDPCSWWGIHCLDGRVAHIRLPRGGLEGELPPHAFGNLTRLHTLSLRNNSISGQLPSDLGSCLELQVLDLQNNQLSGHLPTFLFGLSRLARLDLARNSFSGEIPTEFNKLRRLKKLYLERNRLTGSIPDLPPLKKFNVSHNMLNGSIPESLQNFPADAFYGNSLCGAPLQPCTGRGNKLYWVTVVQIVVSAVISLLLLTTILCKKLRREKAASAVGMLPPRNQPEVEIPIRKSINEDREYEGSGDEAVVGAAGHGGDKKLRVLGDGAVVESLRMEALLEGPAEVLSRGAFGTSYKVEVVGGREMAVKRLRNVCVAEGEFRERVEELGKMVHGNLWPLRAYFYGRGEKLIVSDYAPAGSLSSLLHGTAETQRAHLSWETRSRIAAGTAHGIEYLHMQGISHGNIKSSNVLFSSHSGSPHFSSSRKPHGCPHLSDYGISQLASPDSAPTTLAYCAPEVGDAFRVTQKADVYSFGVLLFELVTGKKPGEEGVPPRKWVEFAGQGKWTVDPQLFQYREYCEGQMVLVLRLAVACTSLDPERRPAMSEVRRQVEVICELRR; encoded by the exons ATGACCGGAATGGCCCGGCAATCTCAACCCGCAGACCTTCCTTTCACCATCACCACcgtcctcctcctcctcctcctccccgcCGCAAAAGCAGACATAGCCGCCGACAGGGCAGCGCTTCTCAGCCTCCGAGAAACCGTCGGCGGCAGAACCCGTCTTCTCTGGGACCCGACCCAACCCGATCCATGTTCTTGGTGGGGCATACACTGCCTCGACGGCCGCGTGGCCCATATACGCCTTCCCCGCGGAGGCCTCGAGGGCGAGCTCCCGCCTCATGCCTTCGGAAACCTTACCCGTCTCCACACCCTCAGCCTCCGCAATAACTCCATTTCCGGCCAACTCCCCTCCGATCTAGGCTCCTGTCTCGAGCTGCAGGTTCTTGATTTGCAGAACAATCAGCTTTCCGGCCATCTCCCGACCTTTTTATTCGGGTTGAGCAGACTTGCTAGGCTGGACCTCGCCCGAAATAGCTTCTCCGGCGAGATTCCGACGGAGTTTAATAAGCTTCGTAGGTTGAAAAAACTCTACTTGGAAAGGAACCGGCTCACTGGATCAATTCCGGATCTTCCCCCGTTAAAGAAGTTCAATGTTTCGCACAATATGTTGAATGGTTCTATTCCTGAGAGCCTTCAGAACTTCCCCGCAGACGCCTTCTACGGAAATTCACTATGCGGAGCTCCCCTTCAACCTTGCACCGGCCGCGGAAACAAGCTGTACTGGGTCACCGTCGTTCAAATTGTGGTCAGCGCGGTGATCTCTCTACTATTACTCACTACAATTCTGTGCAAAAAATTGAGACGAGAGAAGGCGGCGTCGGCGGTAGGGATGTTGCCGCCGAGAAACCAACCAGAAGTTGAGATCCCGATCAGGAAAAGTATTAATGAAGACAGAGAATACGAGGGTTCCGGTGATGAGGCGGTTGTGGGAGCCGCCGGCCACGGCGGGGATAAAAAGTTGAGGGTGTTGGGAGATGGCGCTGTTGTTGAAAGTCTTAGAATGGAGGCGTTGTTGGAGGGTCCGGCGGAGGTGTTAAGCAGGGGAGCGTTCGGGACAAGTTATAAGGTGGAGGTGGTGGGAGGGCGAGAGATGGCAGTGAAGAGGTTGAGAAATGTGTGTGTTGCAGAGGGAGAATTCAGAGAGAGGGTGGAGGAGTTGGGGAAGATGGTTCATGGGAATTTGTGGCCTCTCAGAGCTTACTTCTATGGCCGGGGTGAGAAGCTTATTGTCAGTGATTATGCTCCCGCGGGAAGCCTCTCTTCTCTTTTGCATG GAACGGCAGAAACACAGAGGGCTCACTTAAGCTGGGAAACGAGGAGCAGAATCGCCGCAGGCACAGCCCACGGCATTGAATATCTGCACATGCAAGGCATATCTCACGGCAACATCAAGTCATCTAACGTTCTCTTCAGCAGTCACAGCGGCTCCCCGCATTTCTCCAGCTCCCGCAAGCCTCACGGCTGCCCCCATCTCTCCGATTACGGCATATCCCAATTGGCTTCCCCCGATTCCGCTCCCACAACCCTCGCCTATTGCGCTCCGGAGGTCGGTGACGCTTTCAGAGTTACCCAGAAAGCCGATGTGTACAGCTTCGGCGTTCTGCTTTTTGAACTGGTGACCGGAAAGAAGCCCGGAGAGGAAGGGGTTCCGCCGCGAAAATGGGTGGAGTTCGCTGGCCAAGGTAAGTGGACGGTGGACCCTCAGCTTTTCCAGTACCGGGAGTACTGCGAGGGGCAAATGGTTTTGGTTTTGAGGCTTGCGGTGGCTTGTACTAGCTTGGATCCTGAGAGGCGGCCGGCGATGAGTGAGGTGAGGAGACAGGTTGAGGTGATATGCGAACTTAGACGGTGA